In Halosegnis marinus, one genomic interval encodes:
- a CDS encoding hybrid sensor histidine kinase/response regulator: MRTIVDDEEESEEASVESGMFRADASATDIDVLAVDDDIDQLDLTATYLEREREAFDVTTETDPTAVVDRLAEGSFDAVVSDYDMPLMNGLDVLDAIREEYPDLPFVLFTGKGSEEIASEAISKGVTDYLQKQTSPDQYSLLANRVRNAVEQYHASRALKRSEETFSKVVRNSSDVIGIVDTSGRFTYISPACEHTLGYEQAELVGESAFEYMPPSDRQTAMDEFFTAVENPDYKPVIEFQFEDPEGGWTHVEARGTNLFDDEVVNGFVVNARDVTEQKKREQALRQQNERLRDMRKVVSHDLKNPIGVTADALEMYRETGEGKWLDKIDNAAERMDALIDQVVALSADETTVSDLEQTSFKQVVKLAWETVPTENATLYVEDSKELEADPARLRQALENLIRNAVEHSRGEVDVRVGTTDEGIYFEDDGPGIDEEDRERVFESGYTTRTGNTGFGLSIVNQIVIGHGWEIAVSESDRGGARFEVTGITFQPTVYS; encoded by the coding sequence ATGCGAACGATAGTAGACGACGAGGAGGAAAGCGAGGAAGCCAGCGTGGAGTCGGGGATGTTCCGGGCCGACGCGTCGGCGACGGATATCGACGTGCTGGCCGTGGACGACGACATCGACCAGCTCGACCTCACGGCGACGTACCTCGAGCGCGAGCGCGAGGCGTTCGACGTGACGACCGAGACCGACCCGACCGCCGTGGTGGACCGACTCGCGGAGGGGTCGTTCGACGCGGTCGTCTCGGACTACGACATGCCGCTGATGAACGGGCTGGACGTGCTCGACGCCATCCGCGAGGAGTACCCGGACCTCCCCTTCGTGCTGTTCACGGGGAAGGGGTCGGAGGAGATAGCCAGCGAGGCCATCTCGAAGGGGGTGACCGACTACCTCCAGAAGCAGACCTCCCCCGACCAGTACTCGCTGCTGGCGAACCGCGTGCGCAACGCCGTCGAGCAGTACCACGCCTCGCGGGCGCTCAAGCGGTCGGAGGAGACGTTCTCGAAGGTCGTCCGCAACTCCAGCGACGTCATCGGTATCGTGGACACGAGCGGCCGCTTCACGTACATCTCGCCCGCCTGCGAACACACGCTCGGCTACGAGCAGGCCGAACTCGTCGGCGAGTCCGCCTTCGAGTACATGCCGCCGTCGGACCGCCAGACCGCGATGGACGAGTTCTTCACCGCGGTCGAGAACCCCGACTACAAGCCGGTCATCGAGTTCCAGTTCGAGGACCCCGAGGGCGGCTGGACCCACGTCGAGGCGCGGGGGACGAACCTGTTCGACGACGAGGTCGTCAACGGCTTCGTCGTCAACGCCCGCGACGTGACCGAGCAGAAGAAGCGCGAGCAGGCGCTGCGCCAGCAGAACGAGCGCCTGCGCGACATGCGGAAGGTCGTCTCCCACGACCTGAAGAACCCCATCGGCGTGACGGCCGACGCCCTGGAGATGTACCGCGAGACGGGCGAGGGGAAGTGGCTCGACAAGATCGACAACGCCGCCGAGCGCATGGACGCCCTCATCGACCAGGTCGTCGCGCTCTCGGCCGACGAGACGACCGTGAGCGACCTCGAACAGACCTCGTTCAAGCAGGTGGTGAAGCTGGCGTGGGAGACGGTACCGACGGAGAACGCGACGCTGTACGTCGAGGACTCGAAGGAACTGGAGGCGGACCCGGCCCGGCTCCGGCAGGCGCTGGAGAACCTCATCCGCAACGCCGTCGAACACTCGCGCGGCGAGGTCGACGTGCGCGTCGGGACGACCGACGAGGGCATCTACTTCGAGGACGACGGCCCCGGCATCGACGAGGAGGACCGCGAGCGCGTCTTCGAGTCGGGCTACACGACCCGGACGGGCAACACCGGCTTCGGCCTCTCCATCGTGAATCAGATCGTCATCGGCCACGGCTGGGAGATAGCCGTCTCCGAGAGCGACCGGGGAGGCGCTCGCTTCGAGGTAACGGGCATCACCTTCCAGCCGACGGTGTACAGCTAA
- a CDS encoding HAD family hydrolase translates to MTYDTVVFDNDGVLVGRTHYDVLQDAAAETFSQFGVTDADPDHVDQMTIGATPTQVTRICRQYGLDPDHFWQERDSVLSAAQQTEARDGRKTPYDDLSALADLDTSLGIVSSNQQETVDFLLDHFDIGDLFDTAYGRSPTLESLDLRKPNPHYIERALADLDGDSALFVGDNESDIKAAENAGIDSAFIRRPHREDWDLNVWPTWDIDGLDDLRDICRA, encoded by the coding sequence GTGACGTACGATACCGTCGTGTTCGACAACGACGGTGTCCTCGTCGGTCGAACGCACTACGACGTCCTGCAGGACGCGGCCGCGGAGACGTTCTCGCAGTTCGGCGTGACCGACGCGGACCCCGACCACGTAGACCAGATGACGATCGGCGCGACCCCGACGCAGGTGACGCGTATCTGCCGCCAGTACGGCCTCGACCCGGACCACTTCTGGCAGGAGCGCGACAGCGTGCTCTCGGCCGCTCAGCAGACCGAGGCCCGCGACGGCCGGAAGACGCCCTACGACGACCTCTCGGCGCTCGCCGACCTCGACACCTCGCTCGGCATCGTCAGCTCGAACCAACAGGAGACGGTCGACTTCCTGCTCGACCACTTCGACATCGGCGACCTGTTCGACACCGCGTACGGCCGGTCGCCGACGCTCGAGAGCCTCGACCTCCGGAAGCCGAACCCCCACTACATCGAGCGGGCGCTCGCCGACCTCGACGGCGACTCGGCGCTGTTCGTCGGCGACAACGAGTCCGACATCAAGGCCGCCGAGAACGCCGGCATCGACTCGGCGTTCATCCGCCGGCCCCACCGCGAGGACTGGGACCTGAACGTCTGGCCCACGTGGGACATCGACGGGCTCGACGACCTCCGCGACATCTGCCGGGCCTGA
- a CDS encoding MFS transporter: protein MARSRSVVLAVVVSTFFVGFGGGVVFPVLPNLGAVLGISPFLVGLILSANRFTRILANAPAGSLIDRIGTRTPLIGGLFIEAVATFSYAVALNAPLPEAWFLAARVIWGVGSALVFATAYTVAADVSTGGSRGTSMGVVRGGITLGFPAGLVLGGVVSDLYSVSTAFLVAGGFALVASLVAYAFVPETHVETEQSTVRPWEIDTTLPTLTVGFVNFGLYFAYLGALFSTLVLFVEAEGILVWGYGPQGMSGLLMAVTVLAASGFTFAGGRVSDLRASRVPTLFAFLGVSLVGFLLLATAHSLPWLVAACVFIGAGQGGTSGPLMALLADLTPGDRMGRAMGTNNILGDLGGGLGPVVTLPLVDALGFAPIYAACAVVPVIGGVTLALGLYRRTGRLLPRTAGVGGNR from the coding sequence ATGGCTCGCTCGCGCTCCGTCGTGCTCGCCGTCGTCGTCAGTACCTTCTTCGTCGGCTTCGGCGGCGGCGTGGTCTTCCCCGTGCTCCCCAACCTGGGCGCGGTGCTCGGCATCTCGCCGTTCCTCGTCGGCCTCATCCTCAGCGCGAACCGCTTCACCCGTATCCTCGCGAACGCGCCCGCCGGGTCGCTCATCGACCGCATCGGCACCCGGACGCCGCTCATCGGCGGGCTGTTCATCGAGGCCGTCGCGACGTTCTCGTACGCCGTCGCGCTCAACGCGCCGCTCCCCGAGGCGTGGTTCCTCGCCGCCCGCGTCATCTGGGGCGTGGGGAGCGCGCTCGTCTTCGCCACCGCCTACACCGTCGCCGCGGACGTTTCGACGGGCGGGTCACGCGGCACGAGCATGGGCGTCGTCCGCGGGGGCATCACGCTCGGCTTCCCCGCGGGGCTCGTCCTCGGCGGCGTCGTGAGCGACCTCTACTCCGTCTCCACGGCCTTCCTCGTCGCGGGCGGCTTCGCGCTGGTCGCGAGCCTCGTCGCCTACGCGTTCGTCCCCGAGACGCACGTCGAGACCGAGCAGTCGACCGTCCGCCCGTGGGAGATAGACACGACGCTCCCGACGCTGACGGTGGGCTTCGTCAACTTCGGCCTCTACTTCGCGTACCTCGGCGCGCTGTTCTCGACGCTCGTGCTGTTCGTCGAGGCGGAGGGCATTCTGGTGTGGGGCTACGGCCCGCAGGGGATGTCCGGCCTCCTCATGGCCGTCACCGTGCTCGCGGCGTCGGGCTTCACCTTCGCCGGTGGTCGCGTGAGCGACCTGCGCGCCTCCCGCGTCCCGACGCTGTTCGCCTTTCTCGGCGTGTCGCTCGTCGGCTTCCTCCTCCTCGCGACGGCCCACTCGCTCCCGTGGCTCGTCGCCGCGTGCGTCTTCATCGGCGCGGGACAGGGCGGCACGAGCGGCCCGCTGATGGCGCTGCTCGCGGACCTGACGCCCGGCGACCGGATGGGCCGGGCGATGGGGACGAACAACATCCTCGGCGACCTCGGCGGCGGCCTCGGGCCGGTCGTGACCCTCCCGCTCGTGGACGCGCTCGGCTTCGCCCCCATCTACGCCGCGTGTGCGGTCGTGCCCGTCATCGGCGGCGTCACGCTCGCGCTCGGCCTCTACCGACGGACGGGTCGGCTGCTCCCCCGCACCGCGGGGGTCGGCGGGAACCGGTGA
- a CDS encoding Hsp20/alpha crystallin family protein produces the protein MSTRRNPFEELEQFFDQLSRQLDDSGWRFDAPLGEHGARMAVDLLDDGDAFVVTVDLPGYERDEVDVRVTDHTLRIEAAHDEASEAATGEYIRNERRHASLQRSIRVPEEVDTDGVSARMRNGVLTVTLPKVVVAAAREVDIEDGED, from the coding sequence ATGAGCACGCGGAGGAACCCGTTCGAGGAGTTGGAACAGTTCTTCGACCAGCTGAGCCGCCAGCTCGACGACTCGGGGTGGCGGTTCGACGCGCCGCTCGGCGAGCACGGGGCGCGGATGGCGGTCGACCTGCTGGACGACGGGGACGCGTTCGTCGTAACGGTCGACCTGCCGGGCTACGAGCGCGACGAGGTGGACGTCCGGGTCACCGACCACACGCTGCGCATCGAGGCGGCCCACGACGAGGCGAGCGAGGCGGCGACCGGCGAGTACATCCGCAACGAGCGACGCCACGCGTCGCTCCAACGGTCGATACGGGTGCCCGAGGAGGTGGACACCGACGGCGTGAGCGCGCGGATGCGCAACGGCGTGTTGACGGTGACGCTCCCGAAGGTCGTCGTCGCGGCGGCCCGCGAAGTCGACATCGAGGACGGCGAGGACTGA
- a CDS encoding DUF2306 domain-containing protein yields the protein MLAETLTLWAHIAAGFAALFAGAGAFATEKGGRRHRRFGRVYVASMAFVSVSALALFGFDPNPTRQFLALVAVFSFYFVFSGYRVLSRKRPDDDPTRVDWTATGLLVAAGVGLTAFGVARLLDGVGFGTVMLVFGGIAGTFGLRDLRAYRAGPTEPRAWFYEHLTRMGGGYIATVTAFASVNATFLPSLARWLLPTVVGTPLLLYLARRYRRRFEAGAAAA from the coding sequence ATGCTCGCCGAAACGCTCACGCTGTGGGCCCACATCGCGGCCGGCTTCGCCGCGCTGTTCGCCGGCGCCGGCGCGTTCGCCACGGAGAAGGGCGGCCGCCGTCACCGTCGGTTCGGCCGCGTCTACGTCGCGTCGATGGCGTTCGTCTCGGTGTCGGCGCTCGCGCTGTTCGGCTTCGACCCGAACCCGACGCGGCAGTTCCTCGCGCTCGTCGCGGTGTTCAGTTTCTACTTCGTGTTCTCGGGGTACCGCGTCCTCTCGCGCAAGCGCCCCGACGACGACCCGACGCGCGTGGACTGGACCGCGACCGGCCTGCTCGTCGCCGCCGGCGTCGGCCTGACCGCCTTCGGCGTCGCCCGACTGCTCGACGGGGTCGGGTTCGGGACGGTGATGCTCGTCTTCGGCGGCATCGCCGGGACGTTCGGCCTCCGCGACCTCCGGGCGTACCGGGCCGGCCCGACCGAGCCGCGGGCGTGGTTCTACGAGCACCTCACCCGGATGGGCGGCGGGTACATCGCGACGGTCACCGCCTTCGCCTCGGTGAACGCGACGTTCCTCCCCTCGCTCGCCCGCTGGCTGTTGCCGACGGTCGTCGGCACGCCGCTGCTCCTCTATCTCGCCCGCCGGTACCGCCGGCGCTTCGAGGCGGGGGCGGCGGCCGCGTAG
- a CDS encoding TetR/AcrR family transcriptional regulator, translating into MADTVPTEAEAEIAEAVRAALAEHGYARLTTAAIAAESSKTEAGLYYHYDSKDEMVAAFLDGATGYLKRELEELSATDPEGRLREACDRLFVAADDDRRRGTNIAVMELLAHAPHNETLRGPLLELEAANLAVLEDIVAAGVEAGDFRPVDARGVAAFLLAAANGSTGFYLALGMDDVGEPLHAQVDAYIDSLLA; encoded by the coding sequence GTGGCCGACACCGTTCCCACCGAGGCCGAGGCGGAGATCGCCGAGGCGGTCCGCGCGGCGCTCGCCGAACACGGGTACGCGCGGCTCACGACCGCCGCCATCGCCGCCGAGAGCTCGAAGACCGAGGCGGGGCTCTACTACCACTACGACTCGAAGGACGAGATGGTCGCCGCCTTCCTCGACGGCGCCACGGGGTACCTGAAGCGGGAGTTGGAGGAGCTCTCGGCGACGGACCCCGAGGGCCGGCTCCGGGAGGCCTGCGACCGGCTGTTCGTCGCGGCCGACGACGACCGGCGACGCGGCACCAACATCGCCGTGATGGAACTCCTCGCCCACGCGCCGCACAACGAGACGCTCCGGGGCCCGCTGCTCGAACTGGAGGCCGCCAACCTCGCCGTGCTGGAGGACATCGTCGCGGCGGGCGTCGAGGCTGGGGACTTCCGGCCGGTCGACGCCCGGGGCGTGGCGGCGTTTCTCCTCGCGGCGGCGAACGGCTCGACCGGCTTCTACCTCGCGCTGGGGATGGACGACGTGGGCGAACCGCTCCACGCCCAGGTGGACGCGTACATCGACTCGCTGCTCGCGTAG
- a CDS encoding bacteriorhodopsin codes for MLQMSQSDVYSQIQNDALLSSSLWVNVALAGLSILLFLYMGRQVTEPRAKLIYAATLFVPLVSISSYLALLSGLTTGVIQLPAGHPLGGEEVLSQWGRYLTWTLSTPMILLALGLLADVDRGSLFTVIAADVAMCVTGLAAALTTSSYLLRWAFYGVSCAFFLVVLGALLREWSVSARAAGTAEIFDTLRGLTVVLWLGYPILWALGVEGLAIVESVGVTSWGYSALDVLAKYLFAFLLLRWVAANERTVATSGTGVSGATPSDD; via the coding sequence ATGCTACAGATGTCACAAAGCGACGTGTACTCGCAGATACAGAACGACGCGCTGTTGAGCTCGTCGCTGTGGGTGAACGTCGCCCTCGCGGGGCTGTCGATACTGCTGTTCCTCTACATGGGGCGGCAGGTCACGGAGCCGCGGGCGAAGCTCATCTACGCGGCGACGCTGTTCGTCCCGCTCGTCTCGATATCGAGCTATCTGGCGCTGCTGTCGGGGCTCACGACCGGCGTCATCCAGCTGCCCGCGGGCCACCCGCTCGGCGGCGAGGAGGTGCTCAGCCAGTGGGGCCGGTATCTCACGTGGACGCTGTCGACGCCGATGATACTGCTCGCGCTCGGCCTGCTCGCCGACGTGGACAGGGGGAGCCTCTTCACCGTCATCGCGGCCGACGTCGCGATGTGTGTGACCGGCCTCGCGGCCGCGCTGACCACGTCGTCCTACCTGCTCCGGTGGGCGTTCTACGGCGTCAGCTGTGCCTTCTTCCTCGTCGTGCTCGGCGCGCTGCTGCGCGAGTGGTCCGTCTCGGCACGGGCCGCGGGCACGGCGGAAATATTCGACACCCTGCGCGGGCTGACGGTCGTCCTCTGGCTGGGCTACCCGATCCTGTGGGCGCTCGGCGTCGAGGGGCTGGCGATCGTCGAGTCGGTCGGCGTCACCTCGTGGGGCTACTCCGCGCTCGACGTGCTCGCGAAGTACCTGTTCGCGTTCCTGCTGCTCCGGTGGGTCGCGGCCAACGAGCGCACCGTCGCGACGAGCGGAACGGGCGTGTCGGGCGCGACGCCGAGCGACGACTGA